A single window of Streptomyces sp. NBC_00464 DNA harbors:
- a CDS encoding ECF subfamily RNA polymerase sigma factor, BldN family, with protein sequence MYPHVGVDASGLATLRATVADRLRGFVPTAYAVPAFATPAPAGPCYALAERGAAVGRRSNRGATTTSTVRRPTADSDSARMMDLVERAQAGEADAFGRLYDQYSDTVYRYIYYRVGGKATAEDLTSETFLRALRRISTFTWQGRDFGAWLVTIARNLVADHFKSSRFRLEVTTGEMLDANEVERSPEDSVLESLSNAALLQAVRRLNPQQQECVTLRFLQGLSVAETARAMGKNEGAIKTLQYRAVRTLARLLPDDAR encoded by the coding sequence GTGTACCCACACGTCGGGGTTGACGCCTCGGGCCTGGCTACGCTGCGCGCAACGGTCGCCGACCGCTTGCGCGGCTTCGTCCCCACCGCGTACGCCGTACCCGCCTTTGCCACCCCTGCACCTGCCGGCCCCTGCTACGCCCTGGCCGAACGCGGCGCGGCGGTCGGAAGACGCAGCAACCGCGGCGCAACGACCACGTCCACCGTTCGTCGGCCGACGGCCGACAGCGACAGCGCGCGCATGATGGATCTCGTCGAGCGCGCACAGGCCGGTGAGGCTGACGCCTTCGGCCGCCTCTATGACCAGTACAGCGACACCGTGTACCGCTACATCTACTACCGGGTGGGCGGCAAGGCGACAGCGGAGGACCTCACGAGTGAGACCTTCCTGCGCGCCCTGCGGCGCATCTCCACCTTCACCTGGCAGGGCCGTGACTTCGGTGCCTGGCTGGTCACGATCGCTCGCAACCTGGTCGCCGACCACTTCAAATCCAGTCGCTTCCGACTGGAAGTGACCACCGGCGAAATGCTCGACGCCAACGAGGTCGAGCGCAGCCCCGAGGACTCCGTCCTGGAGTCCCTCTCCAATGCCGCACTGCTGCAAGCCGTGCGCCGACTCAATCCCCAGCAGCAGGAGTGCGTGACCCTGCGCTTCCTGCAAGGCCTCTCGGTCGCCGAGACCGCCCGGGCGATGGGCAAGAACGAGGGCGCGATCAAGACCCTGCAGTATCGCGCCGTCCGCACCCTTGCCCGGCTCCTTCCGGACGACGCCCGCTGA
- a CDS encoding DUF5667 domain-containing protein, whose protein sequence is MIANVSAHRRANAFAQALEEQSLRGAAAVQPEDPAEQAGPGPLLALANGLGELPKPELDPEVKVVQRAQLVAAMEAMFAEGGAAADPTVPEQRGKGAHRASPLRKLRPRSRWTKGLAAGGLTVGVAAGAFGGVAAASSDALPGDSLYGLKRGMEDIHLGLADGDADRGEVYLDQASTRLSEARRLMERARSGDLDHEQLGEVRRTLNGMTHDATEGHRLLHAAYERDGTIGPIQALDTFSRAHRDSWSSLRDSLPVQLTDVGDQVSSVFAAIDEEVEPLQSLLPRPPEASNGSQESGTTGTGTDSAPPSRSHAPSPSSPTGTHSSSGTGTSSSPRPSDSGSTPADGLLGGGTDGLFDPPSPGATTPTQDTPSTTPSPDITLPPLIPGLIGGLGIDAEDDKT, encoded by the coding sequence GTGATCGCAAACGTTTCGGCACACCGGCGGGCGAACGCCTTCGCCCAGGCCCTGGAGGAGCAGTCGCTCCGCGGTGCGGCGGCCGTACAGCCCGAGGACCCGGCCGAACAGGCCGGCCCCGGACCGCTGTTGGCCCTGGCGAACGGCCTCGGTGAGCTACCGAAGCCGGAGTTGGATCCCGAGGTCAAAGTGGTGCAGCGAGCCCAGCTCGTCGCCGCCATGGAGGCCATGTTCGCCGAGGGCGGCGCAGCCGCGGACCCTACGGTGCCCGAACAACGGGGCAAGGGGGCCCACCGGGCCTCGCCACTCCGGAAACTGCGCCCCAGATCGCGCTGGACGAAGGGCCTCGCCGCCGGCGGGCTCACCGTCGGTGTGGCCGCAGGAGCCTTCGGCGGCGTGGCCGCCGCCAGCTCCGACGCCCTGCCCGGTGACTCGCTCTACGGGCTCAAGCGCGGCATGGAGGACATCCACCTCGGCCTGGCCGACGGCGACGCGGACCGCGGCGAGGTCTACCTGGACCAGGCCTCGACCCGGCTCAGCGAAGCCCGCAGGCTGATGGAGCGCGCCCGCTCGGGCGACCTGGACCACGAACAGCTCGGCGAGGTCAGGCGCACGCTCAACGGCATGACCCACGACGCCACCGAGGGCCACCGCCTGCTCCACGCCGCCTATGAACGCGACGGCACGATCGGCCCCATCCAGGCGCTGGACACCTTCTCCCGCGCACACCGCGACAGCTGGAGCAGCCTCCGCGACAGCCTCCCCGTACAGCTGACCGACGTCGGCGACCAGGTGAGCTCGGTCTTCGCGGCCATAGACGAAGAGGTCGAGCCGCTGCAGTCCCTGCTCCCCCGCCCCCCGGAGGCGAGCAACGGATCCCAGGAGTCCGGCACCACCGGCACCGGCACCGACTCCGCCCCGCCCTCCCGTTCACACGCCCCGTCGCCCTCGTCCCCCACCGGCACGCACAGCAGCAGCGGTACGGGAACCAGCTCCTCGCCCCGGCCGTCGGACTCGGGCAGCACCCCGGCGGACGGCCTGCTCGGCGGCGGCACGGACGGACTCTTCGACCCGCCCTCACCCGGCGCCACCACACCGACGCAGGACACACCGAGCACCACCCCGTCGCCGGACATCACCCTTCCGCCACTGATCCCCGGCCTGATCGGCGGCCTCGGAATCGACGCCGAGGACGACAAGACCTGA
- a CDS encoding HAD family hydrolase — MAALGWLTPRRRSATARSVLAGEAAAEAARKSSLAAEQSAAAEDGAASGTQSAAQDGEPEFPVVGDDRAAAFFDLDNTVMQGAAIFHFGRGLYKRKFFERRELTRFAWQQAWFRLAGVEDPEHMQDARDSALSIVKGHRVSELMSIGEEIYDEYMADRIWPGTRALAQAHLDAGQKVWLVTAAPVETATIIARRLGLTGALGTVAESVDGVYTGRLVGEPLHGPAKAEAVRALAAAEGLDLARCAAYSDSHNDIPMLSLVGHPYAINPDTKLRKHARALDWRLRDYRTGRKAAKVGIPAAAGVGALAGGTAAAVALHRRRR, encoded by the coding sequence ATGGCCGCTCTTGGATGGCTCACACCGCGTAGGCGTTCCGCGACAGCACGCAGCGTGCTGGCAGGCGAAGCAGCGGCGGAGGCAGCACGGAAGTCCTCGCTCGCCGCCGAGCAGTCCGCCGCTGCCGAGGACGGCGCCGCCTCCGGCACGCAGTCCGCCGCGCAGGACGGTGAACCCGAGTTCCCCGTCGTCGGCGACGACCGGGCCGCCGCCTTCTTCGACCTCGACAACACCGTCATGCAGGGCGCGGCGATCTTCCACTTCGGCCGCGGGCTGTACAAACGGAAGTTCTTCGAGCGCCGCGAGCTCACCCGGTTCGCCTGGCAGCAGGCCTGGTTCCGGCTGGCCGGCGTCGAGGACCCCGAACACATGCAGGACGCGCGCGACAGCGCCCTGTCCATCGTCAAGGGCCACCGCGTCTCCGAGCTGATGTCGATCGGCGAGGAGATCTACGACGAGTACATGGCCGACCGCATCTGGCCCGGCACCCGCGCACTCGCCCAGGCCCACCTCGACGCCGGCCAGAAGGTCTGGCTGGTCACCGCCGCCCCGGTGGAGACGGCCACGATCATCGCCCGCCGGCTCGGCCTGACCGGCGCGCTGGGCACCGTCGCCGAATCCGTCGACGGCGTCTACACCGGGCGCCTGGTCGGCGAACCGCTGCACGGCCCGGCGAAGGCCGAGGCGGTACGCGCGCTGGCCGCGGCGGAGGGCCTGGACCTGGCCCGCTGCGCGGCGTACAGCGACTCGCACAACGACATCCCGATGCTGTCCCTGGTCGGGCACCCGTACGCGATCAACCCGGACACCAAGCTCCGCAAGCACGCGCGCGCCCTGGACTGGCGGCTGCGCGACTACCGGACCGGCCGCAAGGCCGCCAAGGTCGGCATCCCGGCCGCGGCCGGCGTGGGCGCCCTCGCCGGCGGCACCGCGGCGGCCGTCGCCCTGCACCGCCGCCGCCGCTGA